A genomic window from Megalobrama amblycephala isolate DHTTF-2021 linkage group LG2, ASM1881202v1, whole genome shotgun sequence includes:
- the LOC125262640 gene encoding uncharacterized protein LOC125262640 gives MAPRVPGPALEATNPASSTLATYPACATLAACSSLAPCLSGAETDEYESEPVSVMEGDSVTLHTDLTEIQNDDTILWMFGPKDFLISQITRKDDLTSFFVTDDERFRGRLQVDQNTGSLTIRSTRIRLSGQYKLTISREKTRSKIFNVTFFGVVGETNGVKSVSVMEGNSVTLNTDAEIHTDDLIVWRFGDKGILLAKIYVETNETSLNCADERFRDRLKLDQTGSLTITNTRTTDSGLYELQIRGSQSSHKTFFLSVSDSDLSSWAVAGICVVLSVFLTVTITARFCYCRWRMGK, from the exons ATGGCGCCTAGAGTCCCTGGACCCGCCCTGGAAGCCACCAACCCGGCCAGCTCCACCCTGGCCACCTACCCAGCCTGTGCCACCCTGGCTGCTTGCTCCTCCCTGGCACCCT GTTTGTCTGGTGCAGAGACGGATGAATATGAATCTGAGCctgtgtcagtgatggagggagattctgttACTTTACacactgatcttactgaaatacaaAATGATGATACGATTCTGTGGATGTTTGGACCTAAAGACTTTCTCATATCTCAAATAACAAGAAAGGATGATCTGACCTCATTTTTTGTGACTGATGATGAAAGATTCAGAGGCAGATTGCAGGTGGATCAGAACACTGGATCTCTCACCATCAGAAGCACCAGAATCAGACTCTCAGGACAATATAAACTCACCATCTCCAGAGAAAAGACTAGATCCAAGATATTTAATGTTACTTTCTTTG GTGTGGTTGGTGAGACAAATGGAGTgaagtcagtgtcagtgatggagggaaaTTCTGTTACTCTAAACACTGATGCTGAAATACATACAGATGATCTGATAGTGTGGAGGTTTGGAGATAAAGGCATCCTCCTAGCTAAAATTTATGTAGAGACTAATGAGACCTCATTAAATTGTGctgatgagagattcagagacagactgaagttggatcagactggatctctgaccatcacaaacaccagaaccacAGACTCTGGACTTTATGAACTACAGATCAGAGGCAGTCAGAGCTCACACAAGACATTTTTCCTTTCTGTCAGTG ATTCAGATCTGTCTTCATGGGCTGTAGCAGGAATATGTGTTgttctttctgtttttttgaCTGTGACTATAACTGCTCGATTTTGTTACTGTCGCTGGAGAATGGGTAAGTAG